Proteins from one Rosa chinensis cultivar Old Blush chromosome 7, RchiOBHm-V2, whole genome shotgun sequence genomic window:
- the LOC112179206 gene encoding granule-bound starch synthase 1, chloroplastic/amyloplastic — MAAVTTSNFVPSTPHTNGASGSENRTNLGQMGLWNQPMTHNGLRSLSNLDMLRIRTRPSAYSMQVMRKAVSDIGSVGRIVCGQGMNLVFVGAEVGPWSKTGGLGDVLGGLPPALAANGHRVMTVSPRYDQYKDAWDTSVLLEIEVGGRVETVRFFHCYKRGVDRVFVDHPWFLEKVWGKTGSKIYGPKTGLDYKDNQLRFSLLCQAALEAPRVLNLNSNKYFSGPYGEDVVFICNDWHTALVPCYLKTIYKPMGVYTSAKVAFCIHNIAYQGRFPIQDFELLDLPGQLKGSFDFFDGYNKPVKGRKINWMKAGILESDRVITVSPYYAQELISGEDKGVELDNIIRKTGITGIVNGMDVQEWNPATDKYLNVIYDETTVLDAKPLLKEALQAEVGLPVDRDIPLIGFIGRLEEQKGSDILAEAIPELSGENLQIIVLGTGKKYLEKQIKQLETKYPGMAVGVLQFNVPLAHMIIGGADFMLIPSRFEPCGLIQLHAMRYGTVPIVASTGGLVDTVKEGFTGFHMGAFNVDCEAVDPADVLAISTTVKRAVASYGTAAMKEMIQNCMAKDLSWKEPSKQWEKMLLSLEVAGAEPGFEGEEIAPLAKENVATP, encoded by the exons ATGGCAGCTGTGACGACCTCAAACTTTGTACCTAGCACTCCACATACTAATGGAGCTTCAGGGTCAGAAAACAGGACAAACTTGGGACAGATGGGTCTGTGGAACCAACCCATGACTCACAATGGGTTGAGATCTTTGAGCAACTTGGATATGCTTCGGATCCGAACCCGTCCTAGTGCATATTCTAtgcaagtcatgagaaaggctGTGAGTGATATTGGATCTGTGGGGAGGATTGTCTGCGGTCAAGGAATGAACTTGGTCTTTGTTGGAGCTGAAGTCGGTCCGTGGAGCAAAACTGGTGGTCTTGGTGATGTTCTCGGAGGTCTCCCACCAGCTTTGGCG GCTAATGGCCACCGTGTTATGACGGTGTCTCCTCGCTATGATCAATACAAAGATGCATGGGACACTAGTGTACTACTTGAG ATAGAAGTTGGTGGCAGAGTTGAAACTGTTCGATTCTTCCACTGCTACAAACGCGGAGTTGATCGTGTATTTGTGGATCATCCATGGTTCCTTGAGAAG GTATGGGGTAAAACAGGATCCAAGATCTATGGGCCTAAGACAGGACTGGATTACAAGGACAACCAATTGCGCTTCAGCTTGTTGTGCCAG GCTGCGCTGGAGGCACCGAGGGTTCTCAATTTGAACAGCAACAAATACTTCTCTGGACCTTATG GAGAGGATGTTGTGTTCATTTGCAATGATTGGCACACTGCTCTTGTTCCTTGCTACTTAAAAACCATCTACAAACCAATGGGAGTTTACACAAGTGCCAAG GTTGCATTCTGCATCCACAATATAGCTTACCAGGGAAGATTTCCTATTCAGGACTTCGAACTCCTTGATTTACCTGGCCAACTTAAGGGTTCTTTCGACTTCTTTGACGG GTATAACAAGCCTGTGAAAGGAAGAAAAATCAACTGGATGAAAGCTGGAATACTGGAATCAGACAGGGTTATTACTGTAAGCCCTTACTATGCACAGGAACTTATTTCTGGAGAAGACAAAGGTGTGGAATTAGATAACATTATTCGTAAGACTGGAATCACTGGAATTGTGAATGGCATGGATGTTCAAGAGTGGAATCCAGCCACAGACAAATACTTAAATGTCATCTATGATGAAACAACA GTACTGGATGCAAAGCCTCTTTTGAAGGAGGCCCTTCAAGCCGAAGTTGGGCTGCCAGTGGACAGGGACATCCCATTAATAGGCTTCATAGGTAGGCTAGAGGAGCAGAAAGGTTCAGATATTCTAGCGGAAGCCATTCCAGAATTGTCAGGAGAGAATTTGCAAATAATAGTCCTT GGAACTGGCAAAAAGTACCTGGAGAAGCAGATTAAACAGCTGGAGACAAAATATCCGGGCATGGCTGTAGGCGTGCTgcaattcaatgttccattagcCCACATGATTATTGGTGGTGCTGATTTTATGTTGATCCCGAGTAGATTTGAACCATGTGGTCTCATACAGTTGCATGCCATGAGATATGGAACA GTTCCCATTGTTGCTTCAACTGGTGGACTTGTCGACACTGTCAAGGAAGGTTTTACAGGATTTCACATGGGAGCTTTCAATGTTGAT TGCGAAGCAGTTGATCCGGCAGATGTACTTGCAATATCTACTACGGTGAAGAGAGCTGTTGCAAGCTATGGTACTGCTGCCATGAAAGAAATGATCCAGAATTGCATGGCAAAAGATCTTTCCTGGAAG GAACCTTCCAAACAATGGGAAAAGATGCTGTTGAGCCTGGAAGTTGCTGGCGCCGAACCTGGCTTTGAAGGGGAAGAGATTGCTCCTCTTGCCAAGGAAAACGTTGCCACCCCCTGA